In Granulicella cerasi, the following proteins share a genomic window:
- the yihA gene encoding ribosome biogenesis GTP-binding protein YihA/YsxC has translation MKLTPKFLLSAMAPEHFPTEAKTNHAPEVAFLGRSNVGKSSLLNKLVGAATAKVSSTPGRTRAINFFALHEGAKAMPSIVFADLPGYGYAKISKSISAEWPKFIEPYINEREELALCLCLVDTNIPPQESDTMLIEALRDMGRPHLVVGTKADRLSNNQLGKSVAALKKAHGEDRILTVSSKSDAGIKALWTEIYGVLEA, from the coding sequence ATGAAACTCACCCCGAAATTCCTGCTCTCCGCGATGGCGCCCGAGCACTTCCCCACCGAAGCGAAGACCAACCACGCCCCGGAGGTCGCTTTCCTCGGACGCTCGAACGTCGGCAAGAGCTCGCTGCTGAACAAGCTCGTCGGAGCCGCGACCGCAAAGGTCTCTTCCACCCCCGGCCGCACGCGCGCCATCAACTTCTTCGCCCTCCATGAAGGCGCGAAGGCCATGCCGTCGATCGTCTTCGCGGATCTCCCCGGTTACGGCTACGCCAAGATCTCGAAGTCGATCTCCGCCGAGTGGCCGAAGTTCATCGAGCCCTACATCAACGAGCGCGAAGAGCTCGCGCTCTGCCTCTGCCTTGTGGACACCAACATCCCCCCGCAGGAATCCGACACGATGCTCATTGAAGCGCTGCGCGACATGGGCCGACCGCATCTCGTTGTCGGTACCAAGGCTGACCGCCTCAGCAACAACCAGCTCGGAAAGTCTGTCGCTGCGCTCAAGAAGGCCCACGGCGAGGACCGCATCCTCACCGTCTCCAGCAAGAGCGACGCAGGGATCAAAGCCCTCTGGACAGAGATCTACGGCGTCCTGGAAGCCTAG
- a CDS encoding M48 family metallopeptidase, with protein sequence MRALTLASLLVLGTSATFAQTPTTPAPAQDPVPAAQTPADKKPDATPADKKTDDKTKDKKAADAKVKQPRTPDEIASPGEAMATDIKKGTEEDVNAVGQRNIGKRGLGNWYSTNWEIGVGKQYSMELEKSSHLVTDPVVVEYVNRVGQNIVKNSDAKVPFTIKVLDTDEINAMALPGGFFYVNSGLILACDSEDELAGVMAHEIAHVAAHHAARQMTTMNYFQIGSIPLMIFTQGTWTGYGIYEASQLAIPMTFLKFSRVYETEADFLGVQYAYKAGYDPQGMVTIFEKLDALEKHKPGALSKAFSDHPATPDRIDNVEDEIATLLPSRPDYLVTTSEFDTVKARLARIQNKRGLGSKDKPGKPTLRRVGGSNNDPNSTDSTSTKDDDRPTLNKRN encoded by the coding sequence ATGCGCGCACTCACATTGGCTTCACTCCTCGTCCTCGGCACGAGCGCGACCTTCGCGCAGACGCCGACCACGCCCGCTCCTGCGCAAGATCCCGTGCCAGCCGCGCAGACGCCCGCCGATAAGAAGCCGGATGCTACGCCGGCGGACAAGAAGACGGACGATAAGACTAAGGACAAGAAAGCTGCCGATGCGAAGGTGAAGCAGCCACGCACCCCGGATGAGATTGCATCGCCGGGCGAGGCAATGGCGACGGACATCAAGAAGGGGACCGAGGAAGATGTGAACGCCGTGGGCCAGCGCAATATCGGCAAGCGCGGCCTGGGTAACTGGTACTCGACGAACTGGGAGATCGGCGTCGGCAAGCAGTACTCGATGGAACTCGAGAAGAGCTCGCATCTGGTGACAGACCCGGTCGTGGTCGAGTATGTGAACCGCGTCGGCCAGAACATCGTGAAGAACTCCGATGCGAAGGTGCCGTTCACGATCAAGGTGCTGGACACCGACGAGATCAATGCGATGGCGCTGCCGGGCGGGTTTTTCTACGTCAACTCAGGCTTGATTCTCGCGTGCGACTCGGAAGATGAGTTGGCTGGCGTGATGGCGCATGAGATCGCGCATGTGGCCGCGCACCATGCGGCGCGCCAGATGACGACGATGAACTACTTCCAGATCGGCTCGATTCCGCTGATGATCTTCACGCAGGGCACGTGGACGGGCTACGGCATCTACGAGGCGTCGCAGTTGGCGATCCCGATGACCTTCCTCAAGTTTTCGCGCGTGTATGAGACGGAGGCGGACTTCCTCGGCGTGCAGTATGCGTACAAGGCAGGCTACGATCCGCAGGGCATGGTGACGATCTTCGAAAAGCTGGATGCGCTGGAGAAGCACAAGCCCGGCGCGCTCTCGAAGGCGTTCAGCGATCATCCGGCGACTCCGGACCGCATCGACAACGTGGAGGATGAAATCGCCACGCTGCTGCCGTCGCGTCCGGATTATCTGGTGACGACGAGCGAATTCGACACGGTGAAGGCGCGGTTGGCGCGCATCCAGAACAAGCGCGGCCTGGGCAGCAAGGACAAGCCGGGCAAGCCGACGCTGCGTCGCGTGGGCGGAAGCAACAATGATCCGAATTCGACGGACTCGACGAGCACGAAGGATGATGATCGTCCGACGCTGAACAAGCGAAACTAG
- a CDS encoding glycosyltransferase: MTLPQLGEGGRSALEWLAYGVCAAWMHRAANLVWHIDEVPDLASSDWEIGPARLPSLAVIVPAKDEEANLRETLETLRMQEYPYLRVIVVDDRSTDGTGAIADEFAAQWPERFEAIHIAELPEGWLGKTWALEVGMQHCRDAEYVLCTDADILFSPSILWRALAYIEASDADHLVVLPTPVVKGFGESVVMSFFPVMAMWAVRPWKVADPKARRDVAGVGAFNLMRRSAFEELGGWLPQRMVVLEDVTVGRRFKAAGMRQRVAFAPGMVLVHWAKGMGGIVRVMTKNLFSGVNFRPLLLLGGCAWIALFFLVPITGLFWVRTLLPSLLVLLSLSVAYSVMGRITKISARFGWAYPVGAAAMIWAMLRSMLAVVWRRGVVWRGTFYPLAELRAQNSPFRWERESAELRDRLRREKPSGLRIFVDRVKGQTKKRP, from the coding sequence TTGACGCTTCCGCAACTTGGCGAAGGTGGGCGCAGCGCGCTGGAGTGGCTTGCTTATGGAGTTTGCGCAGCGTGGATGCATCGCGCGGCCAACCTCGTCTGGCATATCGATGAAGTGCCGGACCTGGCTTCGTCAGACTGGGAGATAGGGCCAGCACGGCTGCCCTCGCTCGCGGTGATCGTGCCTGCGAAGGACGAAGAGGCAAATCTACGGGAGACGCTTGAGACGCTGCGCATGCAGGAGTACCCGTATTTGCGCGTGATCGTCGTCGATGATCGCTCGACCGACGGCACAGGCGCGATCGCGGATGAGTTTGCGGCGCAGTGGCCGGAGCGCTTCGAGGCGATCCACATTGCTGAGCTCCCCGAGGGGTGGCTGGGCAAGACCTGGGCGCTTGAGGTCGGCATGCAGCACTGTCGCGATGCTGAGTACGTCCTCTGCACAGACGCTGACATTCTGTTTTCGCCGTCGATCTTGTGGCGTGCACTGGCGTACATCGAAGCAAGTGATGCGGACCATCTCGTGGTGCTGCCGACGCCGGTTGTGAAGGGCTTTGGTGAAAGCGTCGTGATGAGCTTCTTCCCGGTGATGGCGATGTGGGCGGTGCGGCCGTGGAAGGTTGCAGATCCGAAGGCGCGGCGCGATGTGGCAGGTGTGGGCGCGTTCAACCTGATGCGGCGCAGTGCGTTCGAAGAGCTTGGCGGGTGGCTGCCGCAGCGCATGGTGGTGCTCGAGGACGTGACGGTCGGTCGGCGCTTCAAGGCCGCGGGCATGCGGCAGCGCGTGGCGTTCGCGCCCGGCATGGTGCTGGTGCACTGGGCGAAGGGGATGGGCGGCATCGTGCGCGTGATGACGAAGAACCTTTTCTCGGGCGTGAATTTTCGTCCGCTGCTGCTGCTCGGTGGCTGCGCGTGGATCGCCTTGTTCTTCCTTGTGCCGATCACGGGGCTCTTCTGGGTGCGAACGCTGCTGCCAAGCCTGCTGGTGCTGCTGTCGCTGTCGGTGGCGTATAGCGTGATGGGGCGCATTACGAAGATCAGTGCGCGCTTCGGTTGGGCGTACCCGGTGGGAGCGGCGGCGATGATCTGGGCGATGTTGCGCTCGATGCTCGCTGTGGTCTGGCGGCGGGGTGTGGTGTGGCGCGGCACGTTCTATCCGCTGGCGGAGTTGCGTGCGCAGAATAGCCCGTTTCGCTGGGAGAGGGAATCGGCGGAGCTGCGCGATCGCCTGCGACGCGAAAAGCCCTCGGGGCTGCGTATATTCGTCGATCGCGTGAAAGGACAAACGAAGAAGCGGCCGTGA
- a CDS encoding haloacid dehalogenase-like hydrolase has translation MVSELKRAAMIYDFDGTLAEGNLQERSFIPEVGMTKEAFWAEVKARKQAEDADEILTYMHLMLEKARLAGLAVTKEALRHHGENAPLFPGLAGKVWFERINAFAAQQGIALEHYILSSGIEEMILGCPIADAFEKVFASKFIYEDGEAAWPGVAINYTTKTQYVFRINKGISNHWDNDKLNAFTAESERPIPFERMIFLGDGDTDIPTMRTVTDKGGHSVAVYDPSRTDRDMSKVHRLIADRRVDFVAPADYREKSQLEIIVKGIVGRMARGM, from the coding sequence ATGGTGAGTGAGTTGAAGCGCGCGGCGATGATCTATGACTTCGATGGCACGTTGGCCGAGGGCAATCTGCAGGAACGCAGCTTCATTCCCGAGGTCGGCATGACAAAGGAAGCCTTCTGGGCCGAGGTGAAGGCGCGCAAGCAGGCCGAGGATGCAGACGAGATTCTGACGTACATGCACCTGATGCTGGAGAAGGCGCGGCTTGCCGGGCTTGCCGTGACGAAGGAGGCGTTGCGTCATCATGGCGAGAACGCGCCGCTGTTTCCAGGGCTTGCGGGCAAGGTATGGTTCGAGCGGATCAACGCGTTCGCCGCGCAGCAAGGCATTGCGCTGGAGCACTACATCCTGTCGTCGGGCATCGAGGAGATGATCCTTGGCTGCCCGATTGCCGATGCGTTCGAGAAGGTGTTTGCCTCGAAGTTTATCTACGAGGATGGCGAGGCCGCCTGGCCGGGAGTCGCGATCAACTACACGACCAAGACGCAGTATGTCTTCCGCATCAACAAGGGCATCTCAAACCACTGGGACAACGACAAGCTGAACGCGTTCACGGCGGAGAGCGAGCGACCGATTCCGTTTGAGCGAATGATTTTTCTTGGCGACGGCGACACGGACATTCCGACAATGCGCACGGTGACGGACAAGGGCGGGCATTCCGTGGCGGTGTATGACCCGAGCCGCACGGACCGCGATATGAGCAAGGTGCATCGGCTGATTGCGGACCGCCGCGTGGACTTTGTGGCTCCGGCGGATTATCGCGAGAAGTCGCAGTTGGAGATTATCGTGAAGGGGATCGTGGGGCGCATGGCGCGGGGGATGTAG
- a CDS encoding inositol-3-phosphate synthase, with the protein MSTSDAAQTGAASITPHKGKLGIMIPGMGAVATTLIAGVEAVRRGFAKPFGSMSQMGTIRLGKRTDDRSPLIKDFVPLAPLEDIVFTGWDIFGGNLYDAAKTAGVLDRDQLDSMKDFLSSIEPMPAAFDQRWVKRLDPKFQKVGKNKCDLANQIRNDIAEFRAKSGTDRQVMIWCGSTEIYIEQSEVHQTLEAFEKGLVEDHPDISPSMLYAWAALKEGIPFANGAPNLTVDIPALQELSKKMGAPIAGKDFKTGQTFIKTVLAPGFKVRQLGVSGWYSTNILGNRDGEVLDDPDNFKTKEVSKLGVLEHIFEPEKNPDLYGDMYHKVRINYYPPRGDNKEGWDNIDIFGWLGYPMQIKVDFLCRDSILAAPLALDLCLYLDLAQRSPALKHLGIQEWLSFYFKDPDSAPGVYPEHDLFIQNMKLKNTLRHVMGEDLITHLGLDYYGND; encoded by the coding sequence ATGTCGACTTCTGACGCAGCGCAGACTGGCGCAGCGAGCATCACCCCGCACAAGGGCAAGCTGGGCATCATGATTCCGGGTATGGGCGCTGTGGCGACCACGCTCATCGCAGGTGTAGAGGCCGTTCGCCGTGGTTTCGCCAAGCCGTTTGGCTCCATGTCGCAGATGGGCACCATCCGCCTGGGCAAGCGCACCGATGACCGTTCGCCGCTCATCAAGGACTTCGTTCCCCTGGCTCCGCTTGAAGACATCGTCTTCACCGGCTGGGATATTTTTGGCGGCAATCTCTATGACGCAGCCAAGACCGCTGGCGTGCTGGACCGCGATCAGCTGGATTCGATGAAGGACTTCCTTTCGTCGATCGAGCCGATGCCGGCAGCATTCGATCAGCGCTGGGTAAAGCGCCTCGATCCGAAGTTCCAGAAGGTGGGCAAGAACAAGTGCGACCTGGCCAACCAGATCCGCAACGACATCGCGGAGTTCCGCGCAAAGTCGGGCACCGATCGTCAGGTGATGATCTGGTGCGGTTCCACCGAAATTTACATCGAGCAGTCGGAAGTGCACCAGACGCTCGAGGCGTTCGAGAAGGGCCTCGTTGAGGACCATCCGGACATCTCGCCGTCGATGCTGTACGCCTGGGCTGCGCTGAAGGAAGGTATCCCGTTCGCGAACGGTGCGCCGAACCTGACGGTGGACATTCCGGCGCTGCAGGAGCTGTCGAAGAAGATGGGCGCTCCGATCGCCGGTAAGGACTTCAAGACCGGCCAGACGTTCATCAAGACCGTGCTCGCGCCCGGCTTCAAGGTGCGTCAGCTCGGCGTTTCGGGCTGGTACTCGACGAACATTCTCGGCAACCGCGACGGCGAAGTGCTGGACGATCCCGACAACTTCAAGACGAAGGAAGTCTCGAAGCTGGGCGTGCTCGAGCACATCTTCGAGCCGGAGAAGAACCCGGATCTGTACGGCGATATGTACCACAAGGTGCGTATCAACTACTATCCGCCGCGCGGCGACAACAAGGAAGGCTGGGACAACATCGACATCTTCGGTTGGCTCGGTTACCCGATGCAGATCAAGGTCGACTTCCTTTGCCGTGACTCGATTCTGGCGGCCCCGCTGGCACTCGATCTCTGCCTGTACCTCGATCTCGCGCAGCGTTCGCCGGCGTTGAAGCACCTGGGTATCCAGGAGTGGTTGAGCTTCTACTTCAAGGATCCGGATTCGGCTCCGGGTGTCTATCCCGAGCATGATCTGTTCATCCAGAACATGAAGCTGAAGAACACGCTGCGCCACGTGATGGGTGAAGACCTGATCACGCACCTCGGCCTCGACTACTACGGCAACGACTAG
- a CDS encoding DedA family protein produces the protein MIAKLSALLLGLSATSAYVVVFLLMALQSACIPIPSEVIMPFAGYKLGHSMLDLVILATIASLASNLGSIPAYYLGANGGRPMIEKFGRYILLNRHDLDLADKFFAKFGSLAVLIGRMLPIVRTFIAFPAGIARMNQVRFHLYTFIGSWPWCFALAYIGMKLGASWDTNPHFKAVFHRFQLGVEVVIVVGFVWFVWTHWKNRVRTDE, from the coding sequence ATGATCGCCAAGCTATCCGCCCTTCTGCTGGGACTTTCCGCCACCAGCGCCTACGTCGTTGTCTTCCTGCTGATGGCGTTGCAGTCTGCCTGCATTCCCATTCCCAGTGAAGTCATCATGCCGTTTGCGGGCTACAAGCTCGGCCACTCGATGCTGGATCTCGTGATACTGGCGACGATCGCATCGCTGGCTTCAAACCTCGGCTCGATCCCCGCGTACTACCTTGGCGCGAACGGTGGTCGACCGATGATCGAGAAGTTTGGCCGCTACATTCTGCTCAATCGCCATGACCTGGATCTGGCGGACAAGTTCTTCGCGAAGTTCGGCTCGCTGGCTGTGCTGATCGGCCGCATGTTGCCGATCGTGCGCACGTTCATCGCCTTTCCGGCGGGCATTGCGCGTATGAACCAGGTTCGCTTTCACCTCTATACGTTCATCGGCTCATGGCCGTGGTGCTTTGCGCTGGCGTACATCGGCATGAAGCTGGGCGCGAGCTGGGACACGAACCCACACTTCAAGGCGGTCTTCCATCGCTTCCAACTGGGCGTGGAAGTCGTGATCGTCGTCGGATTCGTGTGGTTTGTGTGGACGCACTGGAAGAACCGCGTCCGTACGGACGAATAA
- a CDS encoding protein-disulfide reductase DsbD family protein has protein sequence MNTRPYRLLQSLLLAFACMFFAVSATAQIQEVGDGTAGPFKAEHLTAELVTLSPQVAAGDHVTIGLLLTLEEKWHVYWVNAGDSGEPPSVKWTLPKGITAGPMQFPPPQRLPLGPFMDYGYEDQVAFPIQIDAAQTLKPGKVHLDAHVNWIVCSDRCIPGKAHLGLDLNIVKGPLPAPPVVGALGQAIGWLPKPLPADEKLMAVYDGKMLALTLTGDDRETDAEFYPFDKEVIANAADQIVEPLDDGVRLRLERAEDLDHAGQYAPLPAMLHGLLKIGKGDDADTYEFTIPVAKGAVPPLSLASKKALPANVKPGTADITVFSALALAFLGGIILNLMPCVFPVLFLKGLALVNTGSQDRRHQRLSGLIYTLGILVSFWIIVGTLLALRQGGQQLGWGFQLQSPGFVAILAMLMFFLALSLAGQFELGLSLTSAGNNLANKQGHSGSFFTGMLAVVAATPCMGPLMGAAVGFALAQPAWVTFAVFTALALGLALPYLILSMNPQWTSILPKPGAWMETLKQLTAVPLFATAIWLTWVYGKLYAADGVDRSAMLLTAFLVLAIAGWALGKWPAKWGSAIAAIILIVLAIILPLRKPKVDTLTWKPWTPDSLAAARATGHPVFVDYTAAWCLSCQVNERAVLRSDDIIKQLGDQHVELLKADWTNYDSAITQSLSSVGRSGVPTYVIYPPGEKSNPDVLPELLTKDIVSKAIERDSKAPDAK, from the coding sequence ATGAACACCCGCCCATACCGCCTGCTTCAGAGCCTTCTGCTGGCCTTCGCCTGCATGTTTTTCGCCGTCAGCGCTACCGCTCAGATTCAGGAAGTCGGCGACGGCACCGCGGGTCCGTTCAAGGCCGAGCACCTTACTGCGGAGCTCGTCACACTCAGCCCGCAGGTGGCTGCAGGCGACCACGTCACCATCGGCCTGCTGCTCACGCTCGAAGAAAAGTGGCATGTGTACTGGGTCAACGCGGGCGACTCCGGCGAACCACCCAGCGTGAAATGGACTCTGCCTAAGGGCATCACGGCCGGCCCCATGCAGTTCCCGCCACCGCAGCGGCTGCCGCTCGGGCCCTTCATGGACTACGGCTACGAGGATCAGGTCGCCTTCCCCATCCAGATCGACGCCGCCCAGACACTGAAGCCCGGCAAGGTGCACCTCGACGCCCACGTCAACTGGATCGTCTGCTCCGACCGCTGCATCCCCGGCAAAGCCCACCTCGGCCTGGACCTGAACATCGTCAAGGGCCCGTTGCCTGCACCACCGGTCGTTGGCGCGCTTGGCCAGGCCATCGGCTGGCTGCCTAAGCCGCTCCCGGCCGACGAAAAGCTGATGGCCGTCTATGACGGCAAGATGCTCGCGCTCACCCTTACCGGCGACGACCGCGAGACCGACGCCGAGTTCTACCCCTTCGACAAGGAAGTCATCGCCAACGCCGCCGACCAGATCGTCGAGCCGCTCGACGACGGCGTCCGCCTGCGGCTCGAGCGCGCCGAAGATCTCGACCACGCCGGGCAATACGCCCCCCTGCCCGCCATGCTCCACGGCCTGCTGAAGATCGGCAAGGGCGACGACGCCGACACCTACGAGTTCACGATTCCCGTCGCGAAGGGCGCTGTTCCGCCGCTATCGCTCGCGTCCAAGAAGGCGCTGCCCGCGAACGTCAAACCCGGCACGGCGGACATCACCGTCTTCTCTGCCCTGGCGCTTGCGTTCCTCGGGGGCATCATCCTCAACCTGATGCCCTGCGTCTTCCCGGTGCTTTTCCTCAAGGGCCTCGCGCTAGTCAACACCGGCTCGCAGGACCGCAGGCACCAGCGGTTGAGCGGCCTTATCTACACGCTCGGCATCCTCGTCTCGTTCTGGATCATCGTCGGCACGCTCCTCGCGTTGCGCCAGGGCGGCCAGCAGCTCGGCTGGGGCTTCCAGCTGCAGTCGCCGGGCTTCGTCGCCATCCTCGCGATGCTCATGTTCTTCCTCGCGCTCTCGCTCGCAGGACAGTTCGAGCTCGGCCTTTCGCTCACCTCCGCCGGCAACAACCTCGCCAACAAGCAGGGTCACTCCGGCAGTTTCTTCACCGGCATGTTGGCGGTCGTCGCAGCAACGCCATGCATGGGTCCGCTCATGGGCGCTGCGGTGGGCTTCGCGCTCGCGCAACCGGCGTGGGTGACCTTCGCCGTCTTCACCGCACTCGCACTCGGCCTCGCGCTGCCCTATCTCATCCTCAGCATGAACCCGCAGTGGACGAGCATCCTGCCCAAGCCTGGCGCGTGGATGGAGACGCTCAAGCAACTCACCGCCGTGCCGCTCTTCGCCACGGCGATCTGGCTGACGTGGGTCTACGGCAAGCTCTACGCCGCTGACGGCGTCGACCGCTCCGCCATGCTGCTCACGGCGTTCCTCGTGCTCGCGATCGCTGGCTGGGCGCTTGGCAAATGGCCCGCCAAGTGGGGTTCGGCGATCGCCGCGATCATCCTGATCGTGCTCGCCATCATCCTCCCGCTGCGCAAGCCCAAGGTCGATACCCTCACCTGGAAGCCGTGGACGCCCGACTCGCTCGCCGCCGCGCGAGCCACCGGCCACCCCGTCTTCGTGGACTACACCGCCGCCTGGTGCCTCAGCTGCCAGGTCAATGAGCGCGCCGTGCTCCGCAGCGACGACATCATCAAGCAACTCGGCGATCAGCACGTTGAATTGCTCAAGGCCGACTGGACCAACTACGACTCAGCGATCACGCAGTCGCTCTCGTCCGTAGGCCGCTCCGGCGTGCCTACCTACGTCATCTACCCGCCGGGCGAGAAGTCGAATCCCGACGTCCTCCCCGAGCTACTGACCAAGGACATCGTCAGCAAAGCGATCGAACGCGACTCGAAGGCACCGGACGCCAAGTGA
- the hemQ gene encoding hydrogen peroxide-dependent heme synthase — MPELPQVPITLEGSSVLHQMFRFDWAAWKKLPAAERAAIASEFSEILGRWEAGSAEGHPNQSALFSQIGHKGDLTLIHFRESLEELNRAELELAQSGIYPYLQVTSSYLSVVELGLYESSEKIYSELAAAGLEPGTPEWNAGIKEKTARTFASLASRLYPSIPPAKYLCFYPMDRKRGEQVNWYAEPMGDRRAMMHEHGLIGRRYADSVRQIITGSIGLDDWEWGVDLFAEDPVVFKKLIYEMRFDKVSAVYASFGQFFLSVRVPAANASQWFEGTLA, encoded by the coding sequence TTGCCAGAATTGCCACAAGTACCCATCACTCTTGAAGGTTCCAGCGTGTTGCACCAGATGTTTCGCTTTGACTGGGCGGCCTGGAAGAAGCTTCCTGCTGCAGAACGTGCCGCGATTGCCAGCGAGTTCAGCGAGATCCTTGGTCGCTGGGAGGCCGGCTCTGCGGAAGGGCATCCGAACCAGTCGGCGTTGTTTTCGCAGATCGGCCACAAGGGTGATCTGACGCTCATTCACTTCCGCGAATCGCTCGAAGAACTGAACCGCGCGGAGTTGGAGCTGGCGCAGAGCGGCATCTATCCGTATCTGCAAGTGACGAGCTCCTATCTGTCAGTCGTGGAGCTCGGACTGTATGAGTCGTCGGAGAAGATTTACTCGGAGTTGGCTGCAGCTGGGCTTGAGCCGGGCACGCCGGAGTGGAATGCTGGCATCAAGGAGAAGACAGCGCGCACGTTTGCGTCGCTCGCTTCGCGCCTGTATCCGAGCATTCCGCCAGCGAAGTACCTCTGCTTCTACCCGATGGACCGCAAGCGCGGCGAGCAGGTGAACTGGTACGCAGAGCCGATGGGTGACCGTCGCGCGATGATGCATGAGCATGGTCTGATTGGCCGCCGGTATGCGGACTCTGTACGCCAGATCATCACGGGTTCGATCGGCCTCGACGACTGGGAATGGGGCGTGGACCTCTTCGCAGAAGACCCGGTCGTCTTCAAGAAGCTGATCTACGAGATGCGTTTTGACAAGGTGAGCGCGGTGTACGCGTCCTTCGGGCAGTTCTTCCTGTCGGTGCGTGTGCCTGCGGCGAACGCATCACAGTGGTTTGAAGGAACGCTCGCATAA
- a CDS encoding spinster family MFS transporter, with the protein MSEIKKPETQSGTAKGAIVALTLLTAMNFVNYLDRYILPAVQEQVKNEFHLTDERIGSLTFFFFVAYVCASPVTGWLGDRFPRKPMIVICALAIAGMNFLTAHVTGFWELNVRHMALGVGEACFGIFAPALIADFYAEDRRNGALTIFNVAIPVGSALGFLAGGNIAQTHGWRMAFIASAVPGVLVALLILVFMREPQRVAKTESHSVDKASAASLIKNGAYLTAILGYAAVTFALGGISVWMPTFLQRFDGREMGAAGTIMGTITVVCGLGGTIVGGLLAGQWTKKTGKALYYVPALSALLALPFSVLCFFGPKGWTLPMLGVAVFFIFLGTGPVNAATLNAVPANLRSAAMAGQLFALHVFGDMPSSWVIGAVSQHTNLRLGLAVTLVSMLVGGIIFTYGARYAPELHHNVEATA; encoded by the coding sequence ATGTCCGAGATCAAGAAGCCTGAAACGCAATCCGGTACGGCCAAGGGCGCGATTGTCGCGCTGACGTTGCTGACGGCGATGAACTTCGTCAACTACCTCGACCGCTACATTCTGCCTGCGGTGCAGGAGCAGGTGAAGAACGAGTTTCACCTGACGGACGAGCGTATCGGTTCGCTGACGTTCTTCTTCTTTGTCGCGTATGTGTGCGCGTCGCCGGTGACGGGCTGGCTCGGCGATCGCTTCCCGCGTAAGCCGATGATCGTTATCTGTGCGCTGGCGATTGCGGGGATGAATTTCCTGACCGCGCATGTGACAGGATTCTGGGAACTTAACGTGCGGCACATGGCGTTGGGTGTAGGCGAGGCATGCTTCGGAATTTTTGCCCCCGCACTGATTGCCGATTTCTATGCAGAAGACCGTCGCAACGGCGCACTGACGATCTTTAACGTGGCGATTCCTGTGGGTTCTGCGTTGGGTTTTCTTGCCGGGGGCAACATTGCGCAGACGCACGGCTGGCGTATGGCGTTTATCGCGAGCGCTGTGCCGGGGGTGTTGGTCGCGCTGCTGATTCTAGTCTTCATGCGTGAGCCGCAGCGTGTGGCCAAGACGGAGTCGCATAGCGTGGATAAGGCAAGTGCCGCTTCGCTGATCAAGAACGGCGCGTATCTGACGGCGATCCTCGGCTACGCAGCGGTGACGTTTGCGCTGGGTGGCATCTCGGTGTGGATGCCGACGTTCCTGCAGCGCTTTGACGGTCGCGAGATGGGTGCGGCGGGCACGATCATGGGTACAATCACCGTGGTGTGCGGTCTGGGCGGCACGATTGTTGGTGGATTGCTCGCGGGGCAGTGGACGAAGAAGACGGGCAAGGCTTTGTACTATGTGCCCGCGCTGAGCGCGTTGCTGGCGTTGCCGTTCTCGGTGCTGTGCTTCTTCGGGCCGAAGGGCTGGACGTTACCGATGCTGGGTGTAGCGGTGTTCTTCATCTTTCTTGGCACAGGTCCGGTAAACGCGGCGACACTGAACGCGGTGCCTGCGAACCTGCGCTCGGCTGCCATGGCCGGACAGCTGTTTGCGCTGCATGTGTTTGGCGATATGCCGTCGTCGTGGGTGATTGGCGCGGTGAGCCAGCATACGAACCTGCGACTCGGCCTTGCGGTCACGCTGGTCTCGATGCTCGTGGGCGGCATTATCTTCACGTACGGCGCGCGCTATGCGCCGGAACTGCACCACAACGTTGAGGCGACCGCTTGA
- a CDS encoding CoA-binding protein: protein MNSPDDIKLMLGHPPAEPRTLAVIGLSADPMKPSHSVSAYMQRNGYRILPVNPAALLEAPNATILGEPVYASLADLPVKPDVVNVFRLPKFIPAIVDEMIALGLPNLWVQLRLRHDEAAARAEAAGIRVVMDRCILIEHSRLGL, encoded by the coding sequence ATGAACTCGCCGGACGACATCAAACTTATGCTCGGCCATCCGCCCGCGGAGCCTCGCACGCTCGCCGTCATTGGCCTCTCCGCCGATCCAATGAAGCCCTCGCACTCGGTCTCGGCCTATATGCAGCGCAACGGCTACCGCATCCTTCCAGTGAATCCGGCTGCTCTGCTTGAAGCTCCCAACGCCACCATCCTCGGCGAGCCGGTATATGCCTCCCTCGCCGATCTGCCTGTGAAGCCGGATGTGGTCAACGTCTTCCGCCTGCCGAAGTTCATTCCCGCCATCGTGGACGAGATGATCGCCCTCGGTCTGCCCAACCTCTGGGTACAGCTTCGCCTGCGCCACGACGAGGCCGCCGCCAGGGCCGAAGCGGCCGGCATCCGCGTAGTCATGGACCGCTGCATCCTCATCGAACATAGCCGTCTCGGGCTGTAA